The Aedes albopictus strain Foshan chromosome 1, AalbF5, whole genome shotgun sequence genomic interval aatcgcgccggatcctcacacaagtccatgtgtggctcttttcattttccccggcggaactccaatcgcgccggatcctcacacaagtccatgtgtggttcttttcgcttccccccggcggaactccaatcgcgccagatcctcacacaagtccatgtgtggttcttttcacttccccccggcggaactccaatcgcgccagatcctcacacaagtccatgtgtggttgttttcacttccccccggcggaactccaatcgcgccggatcctcacacaagtccatgtgtgaatttttccattttcctccggcggaactccaatcgcgccgaatcctcacacaagtccatgtgtggttcttttcacttccccccgggcggaactccaatcgcgccggatcctcacacaagtccatgtgtggttcttttcacttccccccggcggaactccaatcgcgccggatcctcacacaagtccatgtgtgaatttttccattttcctccggcggaactccaatcgcgccgaatcctcacacaagtccatgtgtggttcttttcacttccccccggcggaactccaatcgcgccggatcctcacacaagtccatgtgtggttcttttcacttccccccggcggaactccaatcgcgccggatcctcacacaagtccatgtgtggttcttttcgcttccccccggcggaactccaatcgcgccagatcctcacacaagtccatgtgtggttcttttcacttccccccggcggaactccaatcgcgccggatcctcacacaagtccatgtgtgaatttttccattttcctccggcggaactccaatcgcgccgaatcctcacacaagtccatgtgtggttcttttcacttccccccgggcggaactccaatcgcgccggatcctcacacaagtccatgtgtggttcttttcgcttccccccggcggaactccaatcgcgccagatcctcacacaagtccatgtgtggttcttttcacttccccccgggcggaactccaatcgcgccggatcctcacacaagtccatgtgtggatgtttccattttcccccggcggaagtccaatcgcgccggatcctcacgtgtggttcttttccatttttttcaatcagcactcataacctctcttgctcttcagcgtcattgcacaatcaaatagcattactttgcgagtatgaaaaaaaaaatcacttccaccaaatatgcttaccatttagcttatatttgaaaatgttttcggccttcacaatttatttgctcttaaaactttaagcagcaaacctggcaggatcaccaatgtaaatttccgcactacagtttcggccgattgccgcaaagttgcctccagcctgttttggatgacacgtgcttgctgcccggttgctgcgatgcgaaagagggcgatcgtcggcagcgcggtctctcctgtccgaccggctcgagtcttcgtgtcgttgacgaccgacgacgtgcgcgtcgcgacgtcgcgaagtcgcgatgtctgatggagcgcgaatattgttgtcgcggttgggtcgcggtgttcgatgatgcgcgaatgctgacgattcgcatttctgcgcatagggtgctaaactggtatgccacacgGGCCTCGGAACATCTCCGGGAAAAGGAACTTTTGCAGCGGATCTTCCTACGGTGAAACAGGAGCATTAATCGCGAGGCACAAATAGGGTTCCCGAAACAGGACATGATTCTCCTCACTGGAATTGCTCGCAGTTGTCCAGGAACATAATGGTTGTACACTTTGGAGAAGGTTCCCTGATCCTGCAAAGCAATGTCAAACTGTTAGCaccagaaaaaaaagaaacattACAAAGACTTTCGCAAAACTTACCCTTGTTTCCTCCAGCCAGCTCCAAACAGTTCACCGTAACTGTTTCGGATTAACTCACAAAAGCCCAGGCACCTACCACAATCACCGCTGGTTTCGCAAGTTCCATTTTGTAGAACTGAACAGGATACTGcatgatgacgtcacgaagccgagCACTGACAGTTCaacgagcttgtttacatggacttggtctctggcggagatccggcaaaactgtttttcgatacaatttcagtaaaacggtaattagacggTTTGTTTTGTattagtagagttgaatataatcgatttttctgtatcataatggtttcggggcggaaaacgtaaatttaattttcgccgctcgttaaaaattctaacaccttgtaaacaagctcgctgaactgtcagacaaagtgaggttagatcaggtgcttgcagtaccctactCTTCGATGAAAAATTGGAAGAAAAATacataaacaaacaaaaaacaaaaaagtcgCAAAAAGATGTTGACAACCAGAACGACTTTTTTGGCTTTTTTGTGGTTGGATGAGGATAAAAGCGGATAAATAGGGATGTGCAGGGATTATTTGGGTAAAAACAAATTAATAAGGTTGGTATGACATTGTTGCGGATATTATTGAAAAAGTCGGCTTAAAAACTAGTGTCGTCCCCCctgcttttatcacactttttgggcgtaccataaaaagtgtgatagtccaatttgggatgtagtctgcaataatgTTGGTGTTGTATAATGAAGAAGTGACGTACCACTCGAAATGAAACGAACCTCGCTCTCGTCCTGGCTGTCAAATCAAACCTGTTTTTGTTTGTACACACGTCGCCTGTTGCCTCGCACTTTCCAAAGTGGCGTCGATTTtgttttgtgtgcttttgattccTTTTAAACATTCCAATTTAAAATAGTGTTAATATATTTTAGCCAGAAAAACGCGTTATTGTTAGAATATTGTTGAGTTTAAATGTAACATAGAAGGATAAACGTTTAAGAAACAACAACGATGGAAGCCCGCTTGTGTCGATTGTGCCTCGCTCCAAACTGCGGTCGGATTCCGCTGTTCAACGAGATGACCATGACACCGAACGTACTCCTGATCCAGAAGGTGGTCGAATGTACCTCGATCAAGGTGAGTGCTTGGAATCTTTCCTAAAATAGTGTATTTCTATAGCTGATATGGTTTTCGTAGATAACGGCCGAGGACGACTACCCGTCGTCGATTTGCGCCGAATGTGAGCGCAAGCTGAACGAATTATCGGCGTTCAAAATCCAGTGTATCGTGAACAACGATTTCTATCGGGAGAAGCAGGCGGAACTGAGGAAAAAGCAGCTGTCCTGCAGCCAGCAACCGACGGAAGTGGTTTGCttggatgacgacgacgacgacgaagaagaGGTGCATTATGCGGAGGAAGAGGAAGAACAGAGGCAGCAGGGAACGGATGGTTATTTCGAACAGCCGGAGCAACCGGTACAGAAGAAAACCCGAATCGAAGAGGTTGTGATTGAGGACGACGAGGAGGACTACGAGGAGTTCAACCTGGATGACTTCGAGCTGGTGGAAGGCCAGGAAGTGGATCAGTACTACCAGCAGGAGGAGCCGGAGTACATAGACAACAACGCCATCTTGACGTCGATTCTGCTGGACGACGAAGAAGATGATAACGACACTGGGAACAATGCGCTACTCATAGACCAGGGCCATTACGAGAAGATCTATCCGTACGAGTGCGAGTTCTGTCGGAGGCGGTTCTCGTCGCTCACGAAGCTGGAATCGCACGTCAAAACGCACTCGCAGAACCGGATGAAGTGCTTCATCTGCGGGCGGATGGTGGTGGTACACTTGCTGAGGCACCTGCGCACGCAACATCCGGGGATGGCTTTTCCGGAGCCGGTGCGCTGCTGGCACTCCAAGTGCGCCGACTTGGACGAGGTCTTCCTGGATGTCACCCAGCTGCTGGCACATATGGACACAAAGCGGAGAAGGCGGTAGGAAAGGGAACTGGCTGGGGGGAAAATGTGGAATAAAGTGCCTTCTTGCGAGCGCGGAAACGAAAACTCGAGCTGGGGCGAGTCTAGTGAAACGCTTTTTAAATTGTAAATGACAATCAAACCTGATGAGACTGTACATACACAACACAAGCTATTTTTGTGCATTCGCTCAAACCGATAGATGCAATAAACGAGTATTTTTATCGCGAAGCTTTTTAGCTACGAAGCTTATATTGGTGTTTGTTTTCTTGATAACAGGGGGTTCGAGTGGGTGAGTAAACCTATTCCGACGAATTCTCGTACGCCACGTCAAGTCAGGGTAGGGTATGGCGTTATGCGGTGGTATCCCAGCAGTAGGCTACCTACCAGAGGTATCGATCCATAAATCGTTATCACTACGGTCTGCTTATCGTTTTTTCGAAATAATGTGAACGCTTCACCTAGTCCAGAGTGGCAAAGGTGTATGATACTATTGGTAGTGGTTTTTTGAAGAATCTGATGAAAATTTGCACTTGGAAGTAACACAGAGATCGGCTCAAAGGCTATTTAGgggaaaatcttttgtttttcacGACCTTCAACATTTTGAGTCGaaaatcttctatatatataaaaatgcagtggcatacgtgggaccgcgcataacttgcgaacggatggaccgatttgggtcgtctaagttttgttctgttagttttcacccaaggaaggtttatgaggcctaaaacatgaagaaattgggagtttttttgaaaatcgggttttcgtgcattttgaacggggacttggacctGACTAGggacatgaaacgtcaaaaaaacgcagtaggcaaaacaaagtttgccgggtacagctagtttaaatAAAATTTGCTTTCATAATGAAACTTGTATGCTTATTTTTACCAGTGTATTcaggcaaaagaaaaaaaaaaaaacatcgcatgGCCGACTGCGCGTCTGGCATCGAACCATCGAAACTTTTCGTTAGAGCTTTCGAATCGAAAGCTCGTCTCTGAGTGAACCGGAGCTCGGCTGTGATCGTTTGAATGAATGGAGAGAAATAAATGAAAAAGAGAGAGACGGATGTTTGTGTTTGGATTCGTGTCAGCAGACGAGTCGATCTTTTTTGCGTCGTGCGCAAGGAGTAAAGTCATTACTCGAAGTTTGTGACGCGTGGACGTTGTTGATGCGCTGCGCGCGCAGTTTCTGACAACAAGTATGCATGTGTCATGGTGGAAGATGTGtgttatttttttaaagtaatttaaCTCGAATTATTGAAATGTTGTGAGAAAATTCTATACATAATGTGGTGACGGTCAAGTGGaatgcaaaaataaaaacaattcaagTGCCTGAAAGTGTACGGGGTAAGCGGTCAAAATCATGTGCATCATGCAGGACAGTGTGAGGGTAAGAAGGCATGTTTGTTTAGAAAGTAGAGATTTTGATACTTATTGGGTCACATCAGTCGTATAAATAAATGAAAAGTAGCGCAAACTTTACTACTTGTCGCATCTACTCAGAAGTTAAGTCCACAATTTTTACTATAgagttttgcatcgaaatttaacctcaattttctcccctagagagaaaagaacggcaacgaatgggaatcaaaacaaaccaccggaaaatgtcaaaatttgtgtGGGAAAGAAAAGGATAGGACGAACGAgacgtgacgtcatcttgcagtatcctatagacgagtgcaccgatgaactgaattcatcgcggtccgagaattttgacactacagcggggtcgcttccaatcagaagtgaaagatttccaatcagaattgaacaattctgattgggaacgaccccgctgtagtgtcaaaattctcggaccgcgatgaattcagttcatcggtgcactcgtctatatggggcgatgaatgatgaatggatgaactaatgaatatttgtttgtagtgcaccccctggcaaaaacccatttgttttgtgtcatttcttgatgaactatgatcaaaatgagcgcttttatgccatcaacgcatatttaaacgctgcaatagacgagtgcactgatgaactgaattcatcgcagtccgagaattttgacactacagcggggtcgttcccaatcagaattgttcaattctgattggaaatctttcacttctgattggaagcgaccccgctgtagtgtcaaaattctcggaccgcgatgaatttagttcatcggtgcactcgtctatggacttatccaccgatgaaccgaattcatcgcggtccgagaattttgacactagagcggggccgtttccaatcagaattggacgattctgattggaacagaccccgctctagtgtcaaaaatcTCGGACcgtgatgaattcggttcatcggtggataagtccataggagcttcggacactttaggggtaacctagcatacacagtaacgcggtaacattgactgattgcatgggattgctaacgctgacttgcttgggcatatatcaacacagacaatatgttcgtacctctggaagtaaccaatgtggccccacaatatccaaataggaactttgtgtcatttcttgatcatttaTGATCGAAaggagcgtttttatcctattcacggttacccagcgtacacagtagcgtgctaacattttgtacattacatgacatgaaaaacaaaacaaacacaagatttctttccttttctgatgcacagtagcgcgtcaacactgactgatcgcatgggaatggtcatatatgccatcaacgctgatttgctggaaaatatgccaacttagacctatattcgtacctggaaataacgtttatggtacggaaaaggccaaatacaagactggtgtcattttttgataaactacaattgaaacaagcgcttttatgccatcgacgcaatgtttcgtaccctgaagtaactaaaatggcccgatacaagatttgtgtcctttttgggtgcactttgctcgaaatgagcgctttaatgccattaacgcaagatttgtgtcatttcttgatgaactatgatcaaaatgagcgcttttatgccatcaacgcatatttaaacgctgcaataggagcttcggacactttaggggtaacctagcatacacagtaacgcggtaacattgggATGGGATTGGGATTGGgagcatgggattgctaacgctgacttgcttgggcatatatcaactcagacaatatgttcgtacctggaaaaacccagacgagtgcaccgatgaacattgagttcactgagcctgaaaaatttgacagcacagcggggtcgactctcaacaacttctactcagagatgcattaccaaaatgcgctgatattttttttctttgatttcttacatgaatttccaagTGATGCATATGCATTAACTAGCACAagctcatatttttgcaacttcatcgcgaaaactagtTGCAATAAATTTAACAAATATTTAGCCAGGTAgaagtcgaccccgctgtggtgtcaaaattcgctgcccgagtgaacttccagcgggcggtgcactcgtctattaatAGACAATATTgttagtacagtagacgttcgctcggtgcaactgctttaactgcaatgctttttaactgcaacccaagtaaccacggtgctgaagccttattgcatgcagatatacggtgtacttagagcaatcattactttacatgcaaacttaaagttgatttaaagtggaaatgggcaattatgcgactgcttcaagattataccagtataatcttaatttgattctataattgcccacttccactttaaggtgaatatatgacgaagccacagccaaaatttttaaaagcacaaatctgaagaagcatTGGACGGTTAGCTCTGAAAAGtttatcgattggtcaccaccagcgggtaaccaatcgatcaacttttcagcgcaaaccgacacgtAGTTCTTCAGGTTTGTGCTCTTGAGAATtcgggctgtggcttcgtcatatcttcaccttaaatcaaccttaagtttgcatgtaaagtaatgattgcactaaatacaccgtatatctgcatgaaaTAAgacttcagcactgtggttacttgggaagtccgGTAACTGCAACAATTTTGCAATTTATCGCACCGCTCTCTGTCAAAAACGAAAAGTCAACTCTGTTGCGATGTTTTCGAATGCACTTcagctgcaatgcgatgttttcaaACGCAGTTGGCTGCGTCCAACATGAATTGACGACCGTTTGAcgcctgtcagtcgttgcagttagcgaattacattcggtaactgaaacatgttgcagttaccgaacgtctactgtatgaatAAAACAGTTCTGaacatgtacagtagacgtttaaTAACTGCAACTCTAGGATGGGATGCGACACGTCAGCCAATTTTAGACCAATTTGTTGTCAAACGGAGATCACTCGTTGATTAGtcgaaattgggtttttaagttttgaaagatgtattgttttttttctaattttataCTAAAGAGCatatttttctgagccactatgatttttttttcagatgtttagAACTTTACTTTGGtacccaaaaacaatttcaaagtgatttttttaaatcaatttttgacagctgaggaattccacggagtcatgtcagtcgatcctgagcgaccatttcaaaaatatctgaaactttgcacagtttttcaatttcatctaaatcgtcatttttcgatatcaaaccttcatattcactcacgactaacttttcagaagggtgtatgctaaaacagctcaaaaatattctaaaagctgtacagcaaaaacggatttttcgattgttatgaatttttcagcaaagttagataactaaatgatgattccttagaaaatgtacactgtaaaaaatttatttttttacttaaaaaaaatatgatttttgtcacaaaaactcaaatatctcaaaaccctatctttttaccaacgttaattttttaggggaaatggccctttatatctgctatctaccataaaatttttgtgatggtaaactgataaacaaaaaagttatgacatttcaaacatttcacaatttttacatttagtaacaaaaaaaattttttttctgtgtaaattattttgagaattattttttgatgctgattttattgtaaaggctaccgcctgaattaaacaagttgttttcatgatacttttgtttgattattcataatttctatagtatctacacagacaaacagacgtaacactctaataatttccatcgtacaccgatttaacggtctttttcaaaatttgatagttggccaactgcccaaccgtggcgctcgcatagtttttgttcgagtttgacgtttgctcactaccgccatctagttgatggtcggccaaacttagttcttttagcattgggcgaatatgtttccgtgactatgatttgaatcgaaaatcgTTCGAAgtgtcacgtctgtttgtctgtggtatctatttgaaacttagacgcgatccagtgttttgatcaaaaatattgagagtgtcatactttttattgtacgtgactggtgaaaaaatcccttgatagtgttgaaaagctgttgattataagaaaaatggaattaaacttatttttaagacaaaagctgtataataaaagttttatatacgcgtatacgtctagtttatcttcaaaaaaatacctcttagagaacagactttatgatcggaagaatgcgagtaacttcaacaacaacaaatgcatgagagttacctaccacgtgaaaatccatcgcccagttcacactacccccacctggtggaaatgtttcacgaaatactgcgatgtgcaatatcgtcatcagaaggcgctagtgtgaaacgtcaaacgcaaagaaaaatgatgggcactcttctggttatgaaagccacaaccaagattcaaaatgatcgttaaaggcgtggtcaatgaaaatttcgtcagtgttacgtttgtttgtctgtatacataccatgacaatgctcacgaaaaagcaaaaaaaaatactaccgctatggatattaaatagtaaattttttcttcagccaagcaaacaacaccaaactagtcagttaaaactaataagtgattttgtttattataatctaacgaacaacatgaacagtcgctttctcaaaggtcttcaactcaactctctcttgtagaccgtttgatgaaaaaaaaatgatcaaaggagttacgaaatctcaccgaaagcaccatagataatctgaaagagactggttatgcccaaattgaatccaaatttacgcatttgcacgtcctgccgtctagactttgacaaacgagccatctgtatatcatcggtaaagcagggcgtaggaagttcgaaaacgacaacaactgagaaattgccagaagtgctaagtgcagagagtcatgtcaccgtaccatcagcgacatcagtttaaacaattaatcacgccccttttcaaaaatgctttgatatatacttcaacatctatacccatttcaatatttttaacgttgcaaaacacgctttcaacattcattttgaagaagagggaaaacacttgtcctcaaatgtaacagcaaataatgaataaacgactaatgcgcggagggcgtgataaaatcggaacattactgtacatataatatacataatacataataaaaacagcttgttttactcacgcaaggccattaacaataaaatcagcatcaagctgcgatttccggccgaaaaaaattattactaaatgtgaaaattgtgaaatgtttgaattgtcataacttttttgtttattagtttatcatcaccaaatttttatggtagattgctaataccgttttccctaaaaaaattgcgttggtaaaaagatagggttttgaaatatttgagtttttgtgacaaaaatgatattttttaatgttaaaaaagattttttttcacagtgtatattttcttaggaatcaccatttagttatctaactttgctgaacaataaaatcagcatcaaactgcgatttctgaccgaaataatttacacagaaaaaaaatatttaccaaatgtgaaaattgtgaaatgtttgaaatgttataacttttttgtttattagtttaccatcaccaaatttttatggtagattgctaatacaatggaccgtcttccctaaaaaaattgcgttggtaaaaagatagggttttgagatatttgagtttttgtgacaaaaatgatatttttaatgttaaaaaagatgtttttttcacagtgt includes:
- the LOC109428451 gene encoding uncharacterized protein LOC109428451, with product MEARLCRLCLAPNCGRIPLFNEMTMTPNVLLIQKVVECTSIKITAEDDYPSSICAECERKLNELSAFKIQCIVNNDFYREKQAELRKKQLSCSQQPTEVVCLDDDDDDEEEVHYAEEEEEQRQQGTDGYFEQPEQPVQKKTRIEEVVIEDDEEDYEEFNLDDFELVEGQEVDQYYQQEEPEYIDNNAILTSILLDDEEDDNDTGNNALLIDQGHYEKIYPYECEFCRRRFSSLTKLESHVKTHSQNRMKCFICGRMVVVHLLRHLRTQHPGMAFPEPVRCWHSKCADLDEVFLDVTQLLAHMDTKRRRR